One window of the Babesia microti strain RI chromosome IV, complete genome genome contains the following:
- a CDS encoding conserved Plasmodium protein, unknown function (overlaps_old_locusTagID:BBM_III07125), with translation MLNSYGGTFVGLKPVTGNTGKNGNESRVVTIRLGTLKHLSIPKLEKPCKREFFITAVFDTDSLEEIMEHQRNRSVLRQGEFENGYYTCSFNEHTIILPCKGKNFVRLYLSCISTIEENGERKIVLNGLSYTDAYKISKLENYREDKSLTLVSDAAIAVKSNGNNTAMVKQGITGGILSFKIETKPSLGVYIPRDLINSVMDAYKNEGEVYSPSNSNKFDVNKFNSMSNDRAINKYLEKNNAKGNKSDTPSERSINVTEAKKLFDKKTVESVKPPKSTTPSEGAPKIPEPKVEELADKSPSSLNVEGEKAEEPIASEPTAPRDVIPMVEEKQIEKIEDSVETEQISTEMAALEIKDQQNTDRSDKSVKSVL, from the exons ATGTTGAATTCATACGGAGGCACATTTGTAGGACTAAAACCAGTAACTGGGAATACTGGCAAAAACGGAAACGAATCACGTGTAGTCACTATTAGGTTAGGGACATTAAA ACATTTGAGCATACCCAAATTAGAAAAGCCGTGCAAACgcgaattttttattacagCCGTTTTTGATACCGATAGTCTGGAGGAG ataatgGAACATCAGAGAAACAGAAGTGTACTTAGACAAGGTGAGTTTGAAAATGGCTATTACACCTGCTCATTCAACGAGCATACCATAATCCTCCCTTGTAAGGGAAAGAATTTTGTCAGATTATATCTTAGTTGTATAAGCACAATTGAAGAGAATGGAGAGAGAAAGATAGTATTAAATGGGCTATCGTACACAGATGCTTATAAGATATCAAAGTTGGAAAACTATAGAGAagataaatcattaacTTTGGTATCGGATGCTGCAATTGCTGTCAAGTCCAATGGGAATAATACTGCAATGGTAAAGCAGGGAATTACTGGTGGCATTTTATcctttaaaattgaaacaaAACCATCACTTGGTGTGTATATTCCAAGAGATTTAATCAATAG TGTCATGGATgcatataaaaatgaaggAGAAGTATATTCTCCAAGCAActccaataaatttgacGTAAATAAGTTTAATTCAATGAGTAATGATAGGGCTATTAACAAGTATCTTGAAAAAAATAATGCCAAGGGGAACAAGAGCGATACTCCTTCTGAAAGAAGTATCAACGTTACAGAGGCAAAAAAGTTGTTTGATAAGAAAACCGTAGAATCTGTCAAACCTCCTAAGAGTACTACTCCATCTGAGGGCGCGCCCAAAATACCAGAGCCAAAAGTTGAAGAATTAGCCGATAAATCCCCTTCCAGTTTAAATGTTGAAGGCGAAAAAGCTGAAGAACCAATAGCATCTGAACCAACAGCCCCAAGAGATGTAATTCCAATGGTCGAGGAAAAACAAATTGAGAAGATAG
- a CDS encoding Mitochondrial transporter (putative) (overlaps_old_locusTagID:BBM_III07120), whose amino-acid sequence MDSERNRYKYIFCGLMSGMLTKTACAPFDRIRLLYQVQPMFANKVGRGNNRKYKGILNTAHVILREEGVVGLWRGNMINTVRGGVCYATKFGVTDITRELLDGIDKNGSPGSFNSVIAGAVAGLIQKSISYPLDVVSVRMALGINTSNLNKECTYRGIFNCVSQIYNREGLCGFFKGFAPTICTGIPYIALQMGLFDFYKRKFKSILEPVESDENLWSNVKNLAIISSLSGSLSGFSALLIVFPGDTVRKRMMNNAISNQNRLYKNSLDCFRTILRSEGVLAYYHGLFPSLLKSIPSGAIQFVSYEIFKHIIL is encoded by the exons ATGGATTCTGAAAGGAATAGATataagtatattttttgtggCTTAATGTCCGGAATGTTGACTAAAACGGCATGTGCTCCATTCGACAGAATCCGCCTTCTCTACCAAGTCCAACCCATGTTTGCCAACAAAGTTGGAAGGGGAAATAACAGGAAGTATAAAGGAATTTTAAATACAGCGCATGTAATACTAAGGGAAGAAGGGGTTGTAGGACTTTGGCGCGGGAATATGATAAACACTGTAAGGGGCGGGGTTTGCTACGCCACAAAGTTTGGAGTTACAGATATTACCAGGGAACTTTTAGACGGAATTGACAAGA aTGGAAGCCCTGGATCTTTCAATTCTGTAATTGCAGGCGCTGTGGCTGGTCTCATACAAAAATCTATATCGTACCCACTGGATGTTGTTAGTGTTAGAATGGCACTTGGTATTAACacttcaaatttgaataaaGAATGTACATATCGCggaatttttaattgtgtatCGCAGATATACAACAGAGAAGGATTGTGTGGATTCTTTAAGGGATTTGCACCAACAATCTGCACTGGAATACCATATATTGCATTACAAATGGGATTGTTCGACTTTTACAAAAG aaaatttaaatcaatCTTGGAACCTGTGGAAtctgatgaaaatttatggTCTAACgttaaaaatttggcaattataTCATCTTTATCAG GTTCATTATCCGGATTTAGTGcgttattaattgtatttccTGGAGATACTGTTAGGAAAAGGATGATGAACAATGCCATTTCCAACCAAAATagattatacaaaaattcgTTGGATTGTTTCAGAACTATTCTCAGAAGTGAAG GCGTACTAGCTTACTATCACGGATTGTTCCCATCTCTCCTAAAATCAATCCCTTCAGGAGCCATACAATTTGTTTCTTACGAAATATTCAAgcatataattttataa
- a CDS encoding hypothetical protein (overlaps_old_locusTagID:BBM_III07120), producing MDNDSYLSKFLNGLAEIWSILVVSINQSANCIEKTIYPAKERAFHMYDTITNNFETMGSHGSNVWQKNDVSIFGHIEQQSTTSSVSS from the exons ATGGATAACGACAGttatttgtcaaaatttttgaatggTTTAGCC GAAATATGGTCAATTTTAGTAGTATCTATAAACCAATCGGCAAATTGCATCGAAAAAACGATCTACCCAGCCAAAGAAAGGGCGTTTCACATGTATGACACGataactaataattttgaaaccATGGGATCGCATGGTTCCAATGTATGGCAAAAAAATGATGTCAGCATATTTGGCCACATAGAGCAACAATCTACCACATCTAGTGTATCGTCATGA
- a CDS encoding hypothetical protein (overlaps_old_locusTagID:BBM_III07115), which produces MLNKSVTNDAWRVNIPEHETFKSIEYRNRSEIYDYGCLITPLNAQIDHEGDLKSDIVSQVCCNAFLRTRVLDMEWERIRRHVFNFAKEQFGRVFEEIKHINFTEDYSILPITVSIGSNINDFDITYHTINTDSDIIAIKLDNSKQIDDMIRELVGQVSRKVKLKRGKSLIKRLVTAKEVLDGKVILTVISENNPQFLFSLQLIREWTEIPISCLILNVTNNDLFESNIPHDLYAKLRIHHIQAWDSSKIVDNLCKRLLFEPGFTTFLHHPNKILELWESYYNESFSLSTIMLKLHELLHKAMSDRPLGFSARSLIDILGYDVVHHDVISAILDDYSFDKICKSDWGKLALTRLASMALAGGINEPLITYYQISLNNISEDHSNVCNYELPGNNLDENILHLAVGPLSKGALQLSISKLKYTIGLKISYEILKLSELDEISRLRKLVAMLYSNCKFPTAKTCENLLTYMQSINFPSEFSMELFGKPLKFECVRKLFVELPFYHPLAKQLATCTNVGVADVINEESDWKILAEIISSYKKCNAWMLFKSFKDQLPKSANVGIAAIRFTSALTSICQIMGICATRQKNCLANTQNSLAKSLSKLMIYRLPTI; this is translated from the exons ATGTTAAATAAAAGTGTAACTAATGACGCATGGAGAGTGAACATACCAGAACATGAAACGTTTAAGTCAATTGAATATAGGAACAGAAGTGAAATTTATGATTACGGGTGTTTAATCACACCTCTAAATGCTCAAATTGACCATGAAGGTGATTTGAAATCGGATATAGTTTCTCAAGTTTGCTGCAATGCATTCTTGAGAACTAGAGTTTTGGATATGGAATGGGAAAGAATCAGACGGCATGTTTTTAATTTCGCCAAAGAGCAATTTGGTAGGGTTTTTGAGGAAATCAAACACATCAATTTCACGGAAGATTATTCAATTCTGCCCATCACAGTATCCATTGGATCCAACATCAACGATTTTGATATAACATATCATACCATAAACACGGATTCTGATATTATCGCAATTAAACTAGACAACTCGAAACAAATCGATGATATGATAAGAGAATTAGTTGGGCAAGTTTCCAGAAAAGTTAAGCTGAAGAGGGGTAAATCATTGATTAAACGATTGGTAACTGCTAAAGAAGTTTTAGATGGTAAAGTTATTCTTACTGTCATTTCAGAAAATAATCCGCAGTTTCTATTCTCTCTCCAGTTAATTAGAGAATGGACTGAAATACCAATATCTTGTCTAATTCTAAATGTGActaataatgatttatttgaatcAAATATTCCACACGACCTCTATGCTAAATTAAGAATTCATCATATTCAAGCGTGGGATTCCAGTAAAATAGTAGATAATTTATGCAAAAGGTTGTTGTTTGAACCCGGATTTACAACATTCTTACACCACCCCAATAAGATATTGGAACTTTGGGAATCATACTACAATGAATCATTCAGCCTCTCAACCATTATGTTGAAGTTGCACGAACTATTACACAAAGCTATGTCTGATCGACCTTTGGGGTTCTCCGCTAGATCTCTCATAGATATACTAGGTTATGATGTTGTACATCATGATGTAATCTCAGCAATTTTGGATGATTATtcttttgataaaatatgtaaaagtGACTGGGGAAAGCTAGCATTAACGAGATTAGCCAGCATGGCATTAGCTGGTGGAATAAATGAACCTTTAATCACATATTACCAAATTTCacttaataatatttctgAGGATCATTCTAACGTTTGTAATTACGAATTACCAGGGAATAACCTAGATGAAAACATCTTACATTTGGCAGTCGGGCCATTATCAAAGGGTGCATTGCAATTATCTATTTcgaaattaaaatatactattgggttaaaaatatcatatgAAATATTGAAGTTGTCTGAATTGGATGAAATAAGTAGGTTGCGTAAGTTAGTTGCAATGCTATACTCCAACTGCAAGTTTCCCACTGCCAAAACTT gtgAAAATTTGCTTACTTACATGCAATCCATTAATTTTCCGAGTGAATTTAGCATGGAATTGTTTGGTAAGCCACTCAAGTTTGAATGTGTTAGGAAATTATTTGTGGAATTGCCATTCTATCATCCACTGGCCAAACAACTTGCAACTTGTACTAACGTCGGAGTTGCTGATGTTATTAATGAAGAATCTGATTGGAAAATACTGGCAGAAATCATTTCATCGTATAAAAAGTGTAATGCGTGGATGCTATTTAAGAGCTTCAAGGATCAGTTGCCCAAATCTGCAAATGTTGGTATTGCTGCCATAAGATTCACAAGCGCCCTGACCTCTATCTGTCAAATTATGGGTATTTGTGCTACTAGACAAAAAAATTGCCTTGCTAATACGCAAAATTCACTGGCAAAAAGTTTATCAAAACTGATGATCTACAGACTGCCAACTATTTAA
- a CDS encoding Alpha/beta hydrolase domain-containing protein 17B (overlaps_old_locusTagID:BBM_III07110) yields the protein MGNSLNSLVFRPPRPTYSKNDPHLHMIAKPEGDAIAAYFVRHRSAEWTFLFNHGNAEDLGMVARQLVRRIPYWKVNFFAYDYSGYGRSGGHFSEKQVYRDAELAYNYLTNVLGVRKDKIIAYGRSLGSGPAVHLCVNNQLGGLILHCPITSVHRVKLNVPFTLPGDIFCNIDKAPFVKCPTLIIHGTKDEIVSISGSLAMLKRFRLAYYYWIQGGSHNDLDTHYLDEFNFAIVGFLSLLSTPLEQQNDNILPLDIRLAVQLLESSKIWGKLSLMNSVTSNSLINAATKFEKDETILTTSTTLDSVISSNDVCNIYDTRRDLNPNIFQNHTSPIM from the exons ATGGGAAATTCGCTGAATTCGTTGGTATTTAGACCACCTAGACCAACttattcaaaaaatgaCCCTCATTTGCACATGATAGCTAAACCAGAGGGAGACGCAATCGCAGCATATTTCGTACGACATCG TTCAGCAGAGTggacatttttatttaaccATGGAAATGCAGAAGATTTGGGCATGGTGGCAAGGCAATTAGTTAGGAGGATACCCTACTGGAAGGTGAATTTCTTTGCCTATGATTACAGCG gttATGGTAGAAGTGGTGGACATTTTTCTGAAAAACAAGTTTATAGAGATGCCGAACTAGcttataattatttgactAATGTGTTGGGCGTCAGAAAGgataaaattatcgcaTATGGAAGGAGTTTAGGTTCGGGACCTGCTGTGCATTTATGTGTAAACAATCAACTCGGAGGTTTGATTTTGCATTGCCCAATAACTTCTGTACACAGggttaaattaaatgtcCCATTTACGCTGCCTGGAGATATTTTTTGCAACATAGATAAGGCACCATTTGTGAAGTGCCCAACACTCATAATACATGGAACAAAGGATGAGATTGTATCAATTAGTGGGTCATTGGCTATGCTAAAAAGGTTTAGACTGGCTTATTATTATTGGATACAGGGAGGATCTCATAATGACTTGGATACTCACTATTTGGACGAATTCAACTTTGCCATTGTCGGATTTTTGTCGTTACTTAGCACACCACTGGAACAGCAAAATGACAACATATTACCATTGGATATTCGGCTTGCTGTTCAGCTTTTGGAATCTAGCAAAATTTGGGgaaaattatcattaatgaATTCAGTCACCAGCAATTCGCTTATAAATGCTGCTACTAAATTCGAAAAAGATGAAACGATACTAACAACATCTACAACGCTTGATAGTGTTATATCTTCGAATGATgtttgcaatatttatgaCACTAGGAGAGATTTAAACCCGAACATATTTCAAAACCACACTTCCCCTATAATGTAA
- a CDS encoding conserved Plasmodium protein, unknown function (overlaps_old_locusTagID:BBM_III07105), which translates to MLNNPIISNFPKDWDFLHENNNSSGPGIEGSGFISNDPNEDFDKSSLEPSNKINFMPLKIGMINSTWKSDSRYIQIFGNQVEIIKIVGRIVNVQWTDQNNQYLIEDDTGRIMCILVRADEFSEYRTKQLKDLENGHKLVKIYGGYNPINSTQYPVISIYSIKCIQNFNESLLHDLDVMHTILKKNSQRMKNEDNRSNYIGSLSSYIAKLLSDHVKSGKGRNGFNVSEITRQCQLCPEFQNVTENHVMTCLKELEQEARVYQTIDTQTFSSSEI; encoded by the exons ATGTTGAATAATCCAATTATATCCAATTTCCCCAAAGACTGGGATTTTCTTCATGAAAATAACA ACTCCAGCGGTCCGGGCATTGAAGGCTCAGGATTCATATCAAACGATCCAAATGAagattttgataaatcatCGCTTGAACCATCgaacaaaataaattttatgcCATTAAAAATTG GCATGATAAATTCCACTTGGAAATCTGATTCCAGAtacatacaaatatttggcAATCAAGTGgagataataaaaattgttggtAGAATAGTAAATGTACAATGGACAGAccaaaataatcaatatttaatagAAGATGATACGGGGAGGATCATGTGCATATTAGTTAGGGCCGATGAATTCAGCGAATATAGAACTAAGCAATTAAAG GATTTAGAAAATGGGCATAAACTTGTTAAGATTTACGGGGGTTATAATCCAATAAACAGCACACAATATCCTGTTATTAGTATTTATTCCATCAAATgcatacaaaattttaatgaatcTTTGCTACACGATTTAGATGTCATGCATACAATTTTGAAG AAAAATTCACAACGTATGAAGAATGAAGACAATAGAAGCAATTATATAGGATCTCTTTCCAGTTACATTGCTAAACTTCTTAGTGACCATGTGAAATCTGGAAAGGGGAGGAATGGATTTAATGTCAGTGAGATCACCAGGCAATGCCAACTATGTCCAGAATTTCAAA atgtCACTGAAAATCATGTAATGACTTGTTTGAAGGAGTTGGAACAAGAAGCTCGCGTTTACCAGACTATTGATACACAAACATTCTCATCATCAGAAATCTAA